Proteins co-encoded in one Amaranthus tricolor cultivar Red isolate AtriRed21 chromosome 7, ASM2621246v1, whole genome shotgun sequence genomic window:
- the LOC130817864 gene encoding vesicle-associated membrane protein 722-like isoform X2, giving the protein MLVLLLWSTSCLLSYGWLLLAYCVVAVESIGRQIPMAFLERVKDDFNKRYGGGKAATAQAKSLNKDFGPKLKEHMQYCVDHPEEMNKLAKVQAQISEVKGVMMENIEKVLDRGEKIELLVDKTENLRSQAQDFRQQGTQMRRKMWLQNMKIKLIVLGIIIALILIIVLSVCHGFNCGK; this is encoded by the exons ATGTTGGTACTGCTACTATGGTCTACAAGCTGTCTTCTATCTTATGGCTGGCTACTGTTGG CCTACTGCGTGGTTGCAGTTGAGTCTATTGGAAGACAGATTCCAATGGCATTCCTGGAACGAGTTAAAGATGATTTTAACAAGAGATATGGAGGTGGAAAAGCTGCTACTGCACAAGCAAAAAGCTTGAATAAAGATTTTGG GCCTAAACTCAAGGAGCACATGCAGTACTGTGTTGATCATCCAGAGGAGATGAACAAGCTTGCTAAGGTACAGGCCCAGATTTCAGAAGTCAAGGGAGTAATGATGGAAAATATCGAGAAG GTTCTAGATCGTGGTGAGAAAATTGAACTTCTGGTTGACAAGACAGAGAATCTTCGTTCACAG GCACAAGATTTTCGTCAGCAAGGAACACAGATGAGGAGGAAGATGTGGCTTCAGAACATGAAGATCAAACTAATCGTGTTGGGtatcatcatcgccttgatccTCATCATAGTGTTGTCTGTTTGTCATGGTTTCAACTGTGGAAAGTAG